Below is a genomic region from Terriglobales bacterium.
CCGGCTTCTTCATCCTGGAGTCCGCCGACGTGGCTGCCATGGCTCCCGGGACCAACACCGGCGCCGCCCATCCCGTGATCATCGGTCCCGGCGGCGACGAAAAGATGGATCCGGTCATGAAGGAGAAGCTGGAGAACGACTCGGCCGCCTTCATGCGCTCCTTCGTCTCCAAGCGCGGGCGCAACGTGGCGGTGGCGGAGAGCGCGGTGCGCCAGTCCAAGTCCTTCACCGACCAGGAGGCGTTGCAGCAGCACCTCATCGACGTGGTGGCGGCCAGCGACCAGGATCTGCTCAAGCAGCTCGACGGCCGCGAGGTCACGCGCTTCAGCGGCGAGAAGGTGACCCTGCACCTGGCCAACGCCCAGATCCGCAGCTTCGACATGTCGCTGAAGCAGCGCATCCTCAACTACCTGATCGATCCCAACGTGGCCTTCATCCTGTTCACCATCGGGATGCTGGCGCTGTACGCGGAGTTCAACCATCCTGGAGCAGTGGTACCCGGGGTGGTGGGATTCATCTTCATCCTGCTGGCGCTCTTCTCCTTCCACCTGCTGCCCACGCGCTATGCGGCCCTGATCCTGATCATCGCCGGCTTCGTGCTCTTTGCCCTGGAGGCCAAGTTCCAGACTCACGGGGTGCTGACCATCGGCGGCATCGTGGTCATGGTGATCGGGGCGCTCATGCTGGTGGACAGCCCCATCCCGGAGATGCGGGTGCGGCTGGGCACCGCGCTGGCCGTCAGCATTCCCATGGGGGTGATTACGGTCTTTCTCGTCGGCCTGGTGCTGAAGGCGCGGCGCGCCAAGGTGCAGACCGGCAAGGAGGGCCTGGTGGGCATGGTGGGGGTGGCCCAGACGGCGCTGGCGCCGCAAGGCAAGATCTTCGTCAACGGCGAGATCTGGAACGCGGTGGCGGCGGCGCAGATCAATCCCGGCGACCCGGTGCGGGTGCGCACCGTCAAGGGGCTGGTGCTCGAGGTGGAGCCCGCGCCCGCCGGCTCGCGCCCCGGCCAAGCCTGAGGCGGGAAGTCACACGCTGTTCTTCTTTTTCGGCCTTCGGCCCTGATATACAATCCCGGACGAGAGCGGCGCGCCGCTTCGCCCGCGAATGGAGGCTTTATGGGTGGTTTCCTGGCTGTGGTCATCATCATCTTCGTCATCTACATCCTGAGTTCCATCAAGATCCTGCGCGAGTACGAGCGCGGCGTGATCTTCCGCCTGGGGCACGTGCTGCCGGCCCCCAAGGGGCCGGGCGTGATCCTGGTCTTCGCCCCGGTGGACCGCATCGTGCGCATCTCCCTGCGGCAGGACGCGCTGGAGGTGCCG
It encodes:
- a CDS encoding nodulation protein NfeD, encoding MLLLLGMLLGASAARAQVLKISVDDTIQPISAEYIGRAIDTAAQQRDQAVLIELRTPGGLSDSTREIIQKILASPVPVIVYVAPSGGYAASAGFFILESADVAAMAPGTNTGAAHPVIIGPGGDEKMDPVMKEKLENDSAAFMRSFVSKRGRNVAVAESAVRQSKSFTDQEALQQHLIDVVAASDQDLLKQLDGREVTRFSGEKVTLHLANAQIRSFDMSLKQRILNYLIDPNVAFILFTIGMLALYAEFNHPGAVVPGVVGFIFILLALFSFHLLPTRYAALILIIAGFVLFALEAKFQTHGVLTIGGIVVMVIGALMLVDSPIPEMRVRLGTALAVSIPMGVITVFLVGLVLKARRAKVQTGKEGLVGMVGVAQTALAPQGKIFVNGEIWNAVAAAQINPGDPVRVRTVKGLVLEVEPAPAGSRPGQA